In Piliocolobus tephrosceles isolate RC106 chromosome 6, ASM277652v3, whole genome shotgun sequence, the following are encoded in one genomic region:
- the JAG2 gene encoding protein jagged-2 translates to MADRSFTLIVEAWDWDNDTTPNEELLIERVSHAGMINPEDRWKSLHFSGHVAHLELQIRVRCDENYYSATCNKFCRPRNDFFGHYTCDQYGNKACMDGWMGKECKEAVCKQGCNLLHGGCTVPGECRCSYGWQGRFCDECVPYPGCVHGSCVEPWQCNCETNWGGLLCDKDLNYCGSHHPCTNGGTCINAEPDQYRCTCPDGYSGRNCEKAEHACTSNPCANGGSCHEVPSGFECHCPSGWSGPTCALDIDECASNPCAAGGTCVDQVDGFECICPEQWVGATCQLDANECEGKPCLNAFSCKNLIGGYYCDCIPGWKGINCHINVNDCRGQCQHGGTCKDLVNGYQCVCPRGFGGRHCELERDECASSPCHSGGLCEDLADGFRCHCPQGFSGPLCEVDVDLCEPSPCRNGARCYNLEGDYYCACPDDFGGKNCSVPREPCPGGACRVIDGCGSDAGPGAPGTAASGVCGPHGRCVSQPGGNFSCVCDSGFTGTYCHENIDDCLGQPCRNGGTCIDEVDAFRCFCPSGWEGELCDTNPNDCLPDPCHSRGRCYDLVNDFYCACDDGWKGKTCHSREFQCDTYTCSNGGTCYDSGDTFRCVCPPGWKGSTCAVAKNSSCLPNPCVNGGTCVGSGASFSCICRDGWEGRTCTHNTNDCNPLPCYNGGICVDGVNWFRCECAAGFAGPDCRINIDECQSSPCAYGATCVDEINGYRCSCPPGRAGPRCQEVIGFGRSCWSRGTPFPHGSSWVEDCNSCRCLDGRRDCSKVWCGWKPCLLAGQPEALSAQCPPGQRCLEKAPGQCLRPPCEAWGECGTEEPPRTPCLPRSGHLDNNCARLTLRFNRDHVPQGTTVGAICSGIRSLPATRAVARDRLLVLLCDRASSGASAVEVAVSFSPARDLPDSSLIQGAAHAIVAAITQRGNGSLLLAVTEVKVETVVMGGSSTGLLVPVLCSAFSVLWLACVVLCVWWTRKRRKERERSRLPREESTNNQWAPLNPIRNPIERPGGGPWGGGGHKDVLYQCKNFTPPPRRADEALPGPAGHAGVREDEEDEDLGRGEEDSLEAEKFLSHKFTKDPGRSPGRPAHWASGPKVDNRAARSINEARYAGKE, encoded by the exons ATGGCGGAT CGCTCCTTCACCCTCATCGTGGAGGCCTGGGACTGGGACAACGATACCACCCCGAATG AGGAGCTGCTGATCGAGCGGGTGTCGCATGCTGGCATGATCAACCCTGAGGACCGCTGGAAGAGCCTGCACTTCAGCGGCCACGTGGCGCACCTGGAGCTGCAGATCCGTGTGCGCTGCGACGAGAACTACTACAGCGCCACCTGCAACAAATTCTGCCGGCCCCGCAACGACTTTTTTGGCCACTATACCTGCGACCAGTATGGCAACAAGGCCTGCATGGATGGCTGGATGGGGAAGGAGTGCAAGGAAG CCGTGTGTAAACAAGGGTGTAATTTGCTCCACGGGGGATGCACCGTGCCTGGGGAGTGCAG GTGCAGCTATGGCTGGCAAGGGAGGTTCTGCGATGAATGTGTCCCATACCCTGGCTGCGTGCACGGCAGCTGCGTGGAGCCCTGGCAGTGCAACTGTGAGACCAACTGGGGCGGCCTGCTCTGCGACAAAG ACCTGAACTACTGTGGCAGCCATCACCCCTGCACCAACGGAGGCACGTGCATCAACGCTGAGCCCGACCAGTACCGCTGCACCTGCCCCGATGGCTACTCAGGCAGGAACTGTGAGAAGG CTGAGCATGCCTGCACCTCCAACCCATGTGCCAACGGGGGCTCTTGCCATGAGGTGCCGTCCGGCTTCGAATGCCACTGCCCATCTGGCTGGAGCGGGCCCACCTGTGCCCTTG ACATCGATGAGTGTGCCTCAAACCCATGTGCGGCCGGTGGCACCTGTGTGGACCAGGTGGACGGCTTCGAGTGCATCTGCCCCGAGCAGTGGGTGGGGGCTACCTGCCAGCTGG ACGCCAATGAGTGTGAAGGGAAGCCGTGCCTTAACGCTTTTTCTTGCAAAAACCTGATTGGCGGCTATTACTGTGATTGCATCCCGGGCTGGAAGGGCATCAACTGCCACATCA ACGTCAACGACTGTCGTGGGCAGTGTCAGCACGGGGGCACCTGCAAG GACCTGGTGAACGGGTACCAGTGCGTGTGCCCACGGGGCTTCGGAGGCCGGCACTGCGAGCTGGAACGAGATGAGTGTGCTAGCAGCCCCTGCCACAGCGGCGGCCTCTGCGAGGACCTGGCTGACGGCTTCCGCTGCCACTGCCCCCAGGGCTTCTCCGGGCCTCTCTGTGAG GTGGATGTCGACCTTTGTGAGCCGAGCCCCTGCCGGAACGGCGCTCGTTGCTATAACCTAGAGGGTGACTATTACTGTGCCTGCCCTGACGACTTTGGTGGCAAGAACTGCTCCGTGCCCCGTGAGCCGTGCCCTGGCGGGGCCTGCAGAG TGATCGACGGCTGCGGGTCGGATGCAGGGCCCGGGGCGCCTGGCACAGCAGCCTCCGGCGTGTGTGGCCCCCATGGACGCTGCGTCAGCCAGCCAGGGGGCAACTTTTCCTGCGTCTGTGACAGTGGCTTTACTGGCACCTACTGCCATGAGA ACATTGATGACTGCCTGGGCCAGCCCTGCCGCAACGGGGGCACGTGCATTGACGAGGTGGACGCCTTCCGCTGCTTCTGCCCCAGTGGCTGGGAGGGCGAGCTCTGCGACACCA ATCCCAACGACTGCCTTCCCGATCCCTGCCACAGCCGCGGCCGCTGCTACGACCTGGTCAACGACTTCTACTGTGCGTGCGACGACGGCTGGAAGGGCAAGACCTGCCACTCAC GCGAGTTCCAGTGCGACACGTACACCTGCAGCAACGGCGGGACCTGCTACGACAGCGGGGACACCTTCCGCTGCGTCTGCCCCCCCGGCTGGAAGGGCAGCACCTGCGCGGTTG CCAAGAACAGCAGCTGCCTGCCCAACCCCTGTGTGAACGGGGGCACCTGCGTGGGCAGCGGGGCCTCCTTCTCCTGCATCTGCCGGGACGGCTGGGAGGGCCGCACTTGCACTCACA ATACCAACGACTGCAACCCTCTGCCTTG CTACAATGGTGGCATCTGTGTTGATGGCGTCAACTGGTTCCGCTGCGAGTGTGCGGCTGGCTTCGCGGGACCTGACTGCCGCATCA ACATTGACGAATGCCAGTCCTCGCCCTGCGCCTATGGGGCCACGTGTGTGGATGAGATCAACGGGTATCGCTGTAGCTGCCCCCCCGGCCGAGCCGGCCCCCGGTGCCAGGAAG TGATCGGGTTTGGGAGGTCCTGCTGGTCCCGGGGCACTCCGTTCCCACACGGAAGCTCCTGGGTGGAGGACTGCAACAGCTGCCGCTGCCTGGACGGCCGCCGTGACTGTAGCAAG GTGTGGTGCGGGTGGAAGCCTTGTCTGCTGGCCGGCCAGCCCGAGGCCCTGAGCGCCCAGTGCCCACCAGGGCAAAGGTGCCTGGAGAAGGCCCCAGGCCAGTGTCTGCGACCACCCTGTGAGGCCTGGGGGGAGTGCGGCACAGAAGAGCCACCGCGCACCCCCTGCCTGCCGCGCTCCGGCCACCTGGACAATAACTGCGCCCGCCTCACCTTGCGTTTCAACCGTGACCATGTGCCCCAG GGCACCACAGTGGGCGCCATATGCTCCGGGATCCGCTCCCTGCCGGCTACGAGGGCTGTGGCACGGGACCGCCTGCTGGTGTTGCTCTGCGACCGGGCGTCCTCGGGGGCCAGTGCAGTGGAGGTGGCCGTG TCCTTCAGCCCTGCGAGGGACCTGCCTGACAGCAGCCTGATCCAGGGCGCGGCCCACGCCATCGTGGCCGCCATCACCCAGCGGGGGAACGGCTCACTGCTCCTGGCCGTCACCGAGGTCAAGGTGGAGACAGTCGTTATGGGCGGCTCTTCCACAG GTCTGCTGGTGCCCGTGCTGTGTTCTGCCTTCAGCGTGCTGTGGCTGGCGTGTGTGGTCCTGTGTGTGTGGTGGACACGCAAACGCAGGAAAGAGCGGGAGAGGAGCCGGCTGCCGCGGGAGGAGAGCACCAACAACCAGTGGGCCCCGCTCAACCCCATCCGCAACCCCATCGAACGGCCGGGGGGCGGCCCGTGGGGCGGCGGGGGCCACAAGGACGTGCTCTACCAGTGCAAGAACTTCACGCCGCCGCCGCGCAGGGCAGACGAGGCGCTGCCCGGGCCGGCTGGCCACGCGGGCGTCAGGGAGGACGAGGAGGACGAGGATCTAGGCCGCGGTGAGGAGGACTCCCTGGAGGCGGAGAAGTTCCTCTCGCACAAATTCACCAAAGACCCTGGCCGCTCGCCAGGGAGGCCGGCCCACTGGGCCTCGGGCCCCAAAGTGGACAACCGCGCGGCCAGGAGCATCAATGAGGCCCGCTACGCTGGCAAGGAGTAG